The Nitrospira sp. sequence GCTGCAAGACCCGCCACACTGTTTTGGGATTGCACGACACCCCACGTCGTTTGAGCAACGCATGAATTCGCCGATACCCATAAGAGGTCGGACTGCCGGCCACCAGGTGCTGAATGAGCAGCTCGATGTCGGGTCGCCGGAGTCGACGCGCATGCTTCGCGCGCCGCCGATAGTACCACCAACTCCGTGGCTTGCCGAGGACTCGGCAGACCATGGCGAGCGAGCAGCCTGTCATGCGGACTAGCCACCGTATATCCCCTCGGGTGATTTGAGCCCTTTGAGCTCGAAGGCTTTTTTTAACACATCGACCTCTAAGGCCTTCCGGCCTAATGCCCGTTCGAGCTCCTCGATGCGCTTCTGGAGCCCACCCACCACATTCTTCGGGACCATCTCTCCGGAGTCCTTCAGCCCCTGGTCCAGACTGCGCTTCCATCGATACATCTGTGCCGCATTCACCGCGTATTTCCGACAGATCTCTTCCAGCGGGACACCAGTCTGCCACTCCTGCAACACCGCCAGCTTCTGCTCACCACTCCACCGCCGCCGTCGCCCTCGACCATTCTGACCAGGTTTCATCGTGGTTTCCATTGCTCCCTCCCGACTTCTGGTGCTGTCCAAATATTAAGTGGGGCACAACAAAAGGGGAATGGCGTGGTTGGATCTTTAGCGCAGAGATTGAAATGGAAGCCTAGCTTAGAACTATCCGTGTCCATGAACGACAGCTCCGACAAATCTCTGAGGCTATCGTCTCTAGATAATCTTAGCGAGATCTGCGGCGGTGCTTCCTCAATGCGCCACCGGCTGCTGATAGTCCACTTCGATTGTGAAGCCGAGATCTTTGATCATGCCCCAGACTTCCGGAGCCGGAGCGCCCGGGGTCGTCAGATATCCGTTCACGAAGACGGAGTCAGCAGGATAGAGCGCGAGAGGTTGCAAGCTGCGTAGGTTGTGTTCTCGACCACCCGCGATGCGAATTTCAGTGCGGGGGTGAAGAAAGCGGAAGAGACAGAGCACTTTCAGGCAACGTTGAGGCGTGAGGTGGTCGCAATTCTCCAATGGGGTGCCGGCTACCGGATGGAGTGTGTTGAGGGGGATCGAATCCGGCTTTACCTCGCGCAGAGCCATCGCTAGTTCGATCAAATCCTCGTCTTTTTCTCCCATGCCGACAATTCCACCCGAGCAGATCTCTAACCCTGCTGCGCGGGCGTTCCTGATCGTCGCCAGCCGGTCTTGAAATGTATGGGTCGTGCAAATCGAAGCGTGAAACGCCTCGCTGGTGTTCAAGTTGTGGTTCACCCGATCGACGCCTGCTGCTTTCAGTCTCTTGGCTTGGGATTCGTTCATTATTCCAAGCGAACAACAGATTTGAATCGGGACTTCCTGCTTGATGGCGCGCACAGCTCCGGCGATTTCGTCGATTTCACGATCCAATGGACTGCGTCCGCTGATGACGATGCAGTAGCGCTGGGCTTTTGAAGCGGCCGCTTGCCGGGCGCCAGCGATCATTTGTTTCTGTGGAAGGAGATTGTAGCGCTCGATCGGTGCCGTCGAGATGGAGGATTGCGAACAGTAGTGGCAGTCTTCTTGACACGCTCCGCTCTTCGCATTTTGGAGCATCTGCAGGCGAACGGTGCGGCCGAAGTATTTCGATCGGACTTGAAAGGCCGCGTGCAACACTGAAAGCAATTCGTCGTCCGGCGCACTCAAGACGGAATGGCATTCTGCTTCGGTCAAGAGTTCGTCATTGAGGGCTTTGTCTGCCAATGTCATATAGGTCATAGAATCCTCAAAAACAGTGAAGTGGTGATGAGGCGCTTCGTTTCCGATCGGTTGAATCGAGGAGCAAGACTTCTCGAACCTGTCAGATCAAATTATCTACAAACGCCGGCGGGAAACCTACACGGTTTCAAACGGAGAAGCAATGCCTTGGTACGGAACTGCGGGCACGGAAGAGGGCTCGGCATCCGAGTGTGCAGCGGCTTGGCCGGCTTCGAGCCAGGGGAGCGCGGTGAGCGTATTCCACTTGGCGCAACGGCGGCAACGGCCGGACCACTCGACGGACTCCTGCTGGCACTGAGTGCAGATATAGGGCACCACCACACGCTTCTTGAAGCTGAGGGCTTTTTTCAATTCGATGATGGCTTCCTCAAAATGCTGCTTGCGCAAGAAGAGATTGGCCATGATCTTGTGATAGTCCAAGAGGTGATCTTGAGGTCCCTCTATGGTCGAAAGCAGGTCGAACGCCTCATCCACCATTTCCAGCCGATAGTAAAGTTTGCCCAGGTAGAATTGGAGGATCGGATTCTGCGGGTT is a genomic window containing:
- a CDS encoding transposase — translated: METTMKPGQNGRGRRRRWSGEQKLAVLQEWQTGVPLEEICRKYAVNAAQMYRWKRSLDQGLKDSGEMVPKNVVGGLQKRIEELERALGRKALEVDVLKKAFELKGLKSPEGIYGG
- the bioB gene encoding biotin synthase BioB, giving the protein MTYMTLADKALNDELLTEAECHSVLSAPDDELLSVLHAAFQVRSKYFGRTVRLQMLQNAKSGACQEDCHYCSQSSISTAPIERYNLLPQKQMIAGARQAAASKAQRYCIVISGRSPLDREIDEIAGAVRAIKQEVPIQICCSLGIMNESQAKRLKAAGVDRVNHNLNTSEAFHASICTTHTFQDRLATIRNARAAGLEICSGGIVGMGEKDEDLIELAMALREVKPDSIPLNTLHPVAGTPLENCDHLTPQRCLKVLCLFRFLHPRTEIRIAGGREHNLRSLQPLALYPADSVFVNGYLTTPGAPAPEVWGMIKDLGFTIEVDYQQPVAH